One genomic window of Nicotiana sylvestris chromosome 10, ASM39365v2, whole genome shotgun sequence includes the following:
- the LOC138879364 gene encoding uncharacterized protein, which produces MVENQKQLHEKLPFALLGYRTTVHISTEATPYMLVYGTEAVIPAEVEIPSLRIIQEAKLKDAKWIKIRYEQLAIIHGKRMNTVCHGQLYQNRMSRAFNKRDKPIQFAPSQLVLKKIFSHQDEAEEKFSPNWQGPYMVHRVLIGGVLILAEMDEEVWPKPINSDTVKGYYA; this is translated from the coding sequence atggtagagaaccaaaAACAAttgcatgagaagttaccttttgctttattgggataccgcaccacggTTCACATATCAACcgaggcaactccctacatgctggtttatggtaccgaggctgttatcccagccgaggtggagattccttctttaagaatcatacaggaagctaaaCTCAAAGATGCAAAGTGGATAAAGattcgctatgaacaattggccatTATccatggaaagaggatgaacacagtatgtcacggccaactttaccagaacagaatgtctagagctttcaacaaaagggatAAACCGATACAGTTCGCACCAAGCcagctggtgctgaagaagatcttctcacatcaagatgaagccgaAGAGAAAttttctcccaactggcaaggcccatacatggttcatagggtactaataggaggagtacttatacttgcagaaatggacgaagaagtctggccaaaaccaatcaattcagacacagTCAAGGGATACTATGCCTAA